In a genomic window of Flammeovirga agarivorans:
- a CDS encoding tetratricopeptide repeat-containing sensor histidine kinase — protein MKTTNVLHLLLLIISTSLSLNAQTKHKADSLIVVLNEKESTLSKDSLAIYYNRIGYHLNSLESIPYLEKSIQLAEELEDYDQKSVAIENLSNIHRILGNNLRAIELLNEASQINIRLDNKYYECLNYAQLAGIYYTTYEYEEAIRYYKKAIRTFPENKKKLNYIFTINNTGECYRLLKQYDSAKVYLNRAITLNKATKSEVIDGFAYGNLGMVQFALGENDIAKTNLKKGVVKLKNNGDDLNAEIYNVELIKLDEIEHRTEGLETRYLTSYKVFKELQAKEQVKEISKELVRYYKNKGQYKDALFFEEEMILYKDSLINIESLRKLEDAKHQFDLDRVAFELELLKQKDALKSYVSICAAVIAMIFIALSVYLNYESKRRKKTNLLLQQQKDIIMEREEEKALLLKELNHRVKNNLQMISSLLNLQSNQLGDHPAVKAIDSGRFRVEAMSLIHQKLYQTDAHIDIDLKNYLEDLVLNLTFSFDASLQPQFEVDDIPLHIDKAIPLGLIVNELVTNAMKYAFEGIDNPQLIISVKKESELLIVKVMDNGIGLENSVSNGTSFGLHLVDSLVKQLNGTLSKDSSKGTIITLIISV, from the coding sequence ATGAAAACTACAAACGTACTTCACTTACTATTACTGATTATATCGACAAGTTTGTCACTTAATGCTCAAACAAAGCATAAGGCAGACAGTCTAATTGTCGTCTTAAATGAAAAGGAATCGACTCTTTCAAAAGATTCGTTAGCGATCTATTATAATCGTATTGGTTATCATTTAAATAGTTTAGAGTCTATTCCCTATCTAGAAAAATCTATTCAACTTGCAGAAGAGTTAGAAGACTATGATCAAAAAAGTGTAGCGATTGAAAACCTAAGTAATATTCATAGAATACTAGGAAACAATTTGAGGGCTATAGAATTACTAAATGAAGCATCCCAGATAAATATTAGGCTAGATAATAAGTATTATGAATGTTTGAACTATGCCCAATTGGCAGGGATCTATTATACCACTTATGAATATGAGGAGGCAATAAGGTATTATAAAAAAGCAATCAGAACCTTTCCTGAGAACAAGAAAAAACTTAATTACATATTTACGATCAACAATACTGGAGAATGTTATCGCCTATTAAAGCAATATGATAGTGCAAAGGTTTATTTAAACAGAGCAATAACACTCAATAAAGCAACAAAATCTGAAGTTATTGATGGCTTTGCATATGGTAATCTTGGTATGGTACAGTTTGCTTTAGGTGAAAACGATATTGCAAAGACCAATCTAAAAAAAGGGGTAGTTAAACTCAAGAACAATGGAGATGATTTAAATGCAGAAATCTACAATGTAGAATTGATAAAATTGGATGAGATAGAACATAGAACCGAAGGGTTAGAAACTAGGTACCTAACATCCTATAAAGTATTTAAAGAACTACAAGCGAAAGAACAGGTAAAAGAAATTTCTAAAGAACTAGTAAGATATTATAAAAATAAGGGGCAGTATAAAGATGCTTTATTTTTTGAGGAGGAAATGATCTTATACAAAGACTCATTGATTAATATTGAGAGTTTAAGGAAACTAGAAGATGCAAAACATCAATTTGATTTAGATCGAGTAGCATTTGAGCTAGAATTATTAAAACAGAAAGATGCTTTAAAATCTTATGTTTCCATATGTGCAGCTGTAATTGCAATGATTTTTATTGCACTATCAGTTTATCTCAACTATGAATCCAAGCGAAGAAAAAAAACAAATCTGTTATTACAGCAGCAGAAAGATATTATAATGGAAAGGGAAGAAGAAAAAGCCCTTCTTCTAAAAGAACTGAACCATAGAGTGAAAAATAATCTTCAAATGATTTCTAGCTTATTGAATCTTCAAAGTAATCAATTAGGAGATCATCCTGCAGTAAAAGCGATAGACTCTGGAAGGTTTAGAGTAGAGGCAATGTCATTGATCCATCAGAAATTATATCAGACTGATGCACATATAGATATTGATTTAAAAAACTACTTAGAAGATTTAGTCCTAAATCTAACTTTTAGTTTTGATGCTTCTTTACAGCCACAATTTGAAGTGGATGATATTCCATTACATATTGATAAAGCAATTCCATTAGGCTTAATAGTTAATGAATTGGTGACTAATGCAATGAAATATGCTTTTGAAGGAATCGACAATCCTCAGTTAATCATTAGTGTGAAGAAAGAATCAGAGCTATTAATCGTTAAAGTAATGGATAATGGTATCGGGTTGGAAAATAGCGTATCTAATGGAACTTCTTTTGGATTACATCTTGTAGATTCACTGGTAAAGCAATTAAATGGTACATTAAGTAAAGACTCTTCCAAAGGAACTATAATTACTTTAATCATAAGTGTTTAG
- the infB gene encoding translation initiation factor IF-2, whose amino-acid sequence MADQKMIRLGQAAKKLNVGHSTLIEQLKKKNIEIESSSPNAKITEEQFALLKKMNAKSMQDKEEASQISISSKVGNTVIESKKSNRPKTTDKEEDHLIIKNSNPDEKAESAPSAPKKEEKKEEKAESYSGRPSLKVVGKIDLDSQKAKSQKPANKAPEKKAEKTAPKPEAPAPKKQENKVSTPPKAKETPNKPAQPEQPKATPKKEEPKAQPKPEQPTEKVKKNENKEKAAPKQDEKVASKAPANEAQPSADAKKEDAAISAKADELKGLTVVGKVDLSSFENRRKKKQRPVASSDDQGGQKKQRKKKRVPVGNSESGAKQGGGQGGNRNQGGNRNQGGQGGNRNQGGQGGNRNQGGQGGNRIQGGQGGNRNQGGQGGNRNQGGQGGNRNQGGQGGNRNQGGNQGGNQEKTFRNADATSQRGQGSNKKGGNKKKGKPSEKDIQSGMKRANQQLNQSGFKSTRGKHKQAKKNKREAEQEARLQREAAEQHILTVTEFVSTNDLANMMDVPVADIIMTCMNSGMFISINQRLDKETIELICAEFNFEPKFASAEEEVDAPLEKEDKPEDLLERAPIVTIMGHVDHGKTSLLDYIRDANVADGEAGGITQHIGAYDVTTKTGKKIAFLDTPGHEAFTAMRARGAKVTDVAIIVVAADDNVMPQTKEAINHALSAEVPIVIAINKVDKPNANVDNIKTQLSAMNILVEDWGGKYQAFEISAKFGQGIDELLEGVLLESEVLELKANPNKNAVGTVVEASLDKGRGYLATVLVQAGTMKVGDVMLAGGYYGKVKAMLDHRGHRVAEAGPSTPVQVLGLSGAPQAGDKLNVLDTEREAREIANKREQLSREQSLRASQRPNLDLFKRLAQGELQQLNLIIKGDVDGSVEALSDSLLKLSNDEVEVRIIHKGVGALTESDILLAAADKENPTMIIGFQVRPTPNARKLAEKEGIEVRHYSVIYNAIDDVKAAMEGLLEPDTEEKIVGNVEVREVFKISKVGTVAGCYVTDGYIKRNSKIRLIREGVVIYGGTEGGEIGALKRFKDDVNEVKFGYECGLSIANYNDIKVGDVVEAFEITETKRTLK is encoded by the coding sequence ATGGCAGATCAAAAGATGATCAGATTAGGCCAAGCGGCCAAAAAATTAAACGTAGGACACTCGACCTTGATCGAGCAGCTGAAGAAGAAGAACATTGAAATTGAATCTTCATCTCCAAATGCTAAGATCACAGAAGAGCAATTTGCTTTGCTTAAGAAAATGAATGCCAAGTCTATGCAAGACAAAGAAGAGGCATCACAAATCTCTATTTCTTCTAAAGTAGGGAATACAGTTATTGAGTCTAAAAAATCAAATAGACCAAAAACAACAGATAAGGAAGAGGATCATCTGATCATTAAAAACAGTAATCCTGATGAAAAAGCTGAGTCTGCTCCTTCTGCACCTAAAAAGGAAGAAAAGAAAGAAGAAAAAGCTGAATCGTACAGCGGAAGACCTAGCTTAAAAGTAGTTGGAAAAATTGATTTGGATTCTCAAAAGGCTAAATCTCAAAAACCAGCAAACAAAGCTCCTGAAAAGAAAGCAGAAAAAACTGCTCCAAAACCAGAAGCACCAGCTCCGAAGAAACAAGAAAACAAAGTTTCTACGCCTCCAAAGGCTAAAGAAACGCCAAATAAACCGGCTCAACCAGAACAGCCTAAAGCTACTCCAAAGAAAGAAGAGCCAAAAGCTCAGCCAAAACCTGAGCAACCTACTGAAAAAGTGAAAAAGAACGAAAACAAAGAAAAAGCTGCACCGAAGCAAGACGAAAAGGTAGCTAGCAAAGCCCCTGCTAACGAAGCTCAGCCTTCTGCAGATGCTAAAAAGGAAGACGCTGCTATCAGTGCTAAGGCAGACGAGTTAAAAGGACTTACTGTAGTAGGTAAAGTCGATCTTTCTTCTTTTGAAAACAGACGTAAGAAAAAACAACGTCCTGTTGCTTCTTCTGATGACCAAGGTGGCCAAAAGAAACAACGCAAGAAGAAAAGAGTTCCTGTAGGAAATTCTGAATCTGGAGCTAAACAAGGCGGTGGCCAAGGTGGCAATAGAAACCAAGGCGGTAATAGAAACCAAGGTGGCCAAGGTGGTAACAGAAACCAAGGTGGTCAAGGCGGTAACAGAAACCAAGGTGGCCAAGGTGGTAACAGAATCCAAGGTGGTCAAGGTGGTAACAGAAACCAAGGTGGCCAAGGCGGTAACAGAAACCAAGGCGGTCAAGGTGGTAACAGAAACCAAGGTGGCCAAGGCGGTAACAGAAACCAAGGTGGTAACCAAGGCGGCAACCAAGAAAAAACATTCCGTAATGCTGATGCTACTTCTCAAAGAGGACAAGGTAGCAATAAGAAAGGAGGCAATAAGAAGAAGGGTAAACCTTCTGAAAAGGATATCCAATCAGGAATGAAGAGAGCGAACCAACAGTTGAACCAATCTGGTTTTAAATCAACTCGTGGTAAGCATAAACAAGCGAAGAAAAATAAACGTGAGGCTGAACAAGAAGCACGTTTACAAAGAGAAGCAGCTGAACAACATATCTTAACGGTTACTGAGTTCGTTTCTACAAACGACTTAGCAAACATGATGGATGTTCCTGTTGCAGATATCATCATGACGTGTATGAACAGTGGTATGTTTATATCCATCAACCAACGTCTTGATAAAGAAACAATTGAGTTAATCTGTGCTGAATTTAACTTCGAACCTAAATTCGCTTCTGCTGAAGAAGAAGTAGATGCACCTTTAGAAAAAGAAGATAAGCCAGAAGACTTACTTGAAAGAGCTCCAATTGTAACAATCATGGGTCACGTTGACCACGGTAAAACGTCATTACTTGACTACATCCGTGATGCAAACGTAGCTGATGGTGAAGCAGGTGGTATCACACAGCACATCGGTGCATACGATGTAACAACTAAGACAGGTAAGAAAATTGCCTTCTTAGATACTCCAGGTCACGAAGCCTTTACAGCGATGCGTGCCCGTGGTGCAAAAGTTACTGACGTTGCAATTATCGTTGTAGCTGCCGATGATAACGTGATGCCTCAAACAAAAGAAGCAATCAACCACGCATTATCAGCTGAAGTACCTATCGTTATTGCGATTAACAAGGTAGATAAGCCAAATGCGAATGTAGATAATATTAAAACTCAACTTTCAGCAATGAATATCCTTGTTGAAGATTGGGGTGGTAAATACCAAGCATTCGAAATCTCTGCGAAATTTGGTCAGGGTATCGATGAGCTTTTAGAAGGTGTACTTCTAGAATCTGAAGTATTAGAATTAAAAGCTAATCCTAATAAGAACGCTGTTGGTACTGTAGTTGAAGCATCATTAGACAAAGGTCGTGGTTACTTAGCTACTGTATTAGTACAAGCTGGTACAATGAAAGTTGGTGATGTAATGCTAGCTGGTGGTTACTATGGTAAAGTGAAAGCAATGCTTGACCATAGAGGACACAGAGTAGCAGAAGCTGGTCCTTCTACTCCAGTTCAGGTACTAGGTCTTTCAGGTGCACCTCAAGCAGGTGATAAACTGAATGTACTTGATACAGAACGTGAAGCAAGAGAAATTGCTAACAAGCGTGAGCAGTTATCACGTGAGCAAAGCTTAAGAGCTTCTCAACGTCCTAACTTAGACCTATTCAAGCGTCTTGCTCAAGGTGAGTTACAACAATTGAACTTAATCATCAAAGGTGATGTGGATGGTTCAGTGGAAGCATTATCAGATTCATTATTGAAACTGTCGAATGACGAAGTTGAAGTAAGAATTATCCACAAAGGTGTTGGTGCCCTTACTGAATCAGATATCCTTTTAGCTGCTGCCGATAAGGAGAACCCAACGATGATCATTGGTTTCCAAGTTCGTCCTACTCCAAATGCAAGAAAGCTAGCTGAGAAAGAAGGTATTGAAGTACGTCATTACTCAGTAATCTATAACGCTATCGATGATGTTAAAGCTGCCATGGAGGGTCTTCTTGAGCCAGATACGGAAGAGAAAATTGTTGGTAACGTTGAGGTTCGTGAAGTATTCAAAATCTCGAAAGTGGGTACTGTTGCAGGTTGTTACGTTACAGATGGTTACATCAAGCGTAACTCTAAAATCCGCTTAATCCGTGAAGGTGTTGTTATTTACGGTGGTACTGAAGGCGGAGAAATCGGTGCTCTTAAGCGTTTCAAAGACGATGTAAACGAAGTGAAATTCGGTTACGAATGTGGTCTTAGCATCGCAAACTACAATGATATCAAAGTTGGTGACGTTGTAGAAGCATTCGAAATCACAGAAACAAAACGTACGTTGAAATAA